In Streptomyces sp. Li-HN-5-11, the sequence TGGCGCGGGCCGCGAGCGACAACGACGCGGTCACGCTGGCCGGGCAGTTCCGGCCGAACCTGGTCGTGATGGACCTCATGCAGGTGCACCGGCGGCGGGCCGGGATCCTCGACTGGCTGCGCGCGAACGGTCAGCTCAACCGCACGCCGCTCGTGGTCTACACGGCCGCCGTCGACCAGGCCGACCTGCCACGGCTGGCCTCCGGCGAGACGGTGCTGTTCCTCGCGGAGCGGTCCACCAGCACCGAGGTGCAGTCGCGGATCGTCGACCTGCTGGCCCGGATCGGCACCAACTAGGCGCCGGGCCGGACGTCCCACCTGGTGGCCGAGCAGATGCCCACCAGGTGCCCCAGGTGGCGAACCAGGTGCCGGACCATGTGGCGGACCAGGTGCATTGATCAGCCCGTGGCCTGCCCCGGCGCGCGACGCTCGCTCCGTGTGAGGGCGCCTGTACTCCGCCGGAGGGCGCCGGGCTGCTTCCTTGCCCGACGCCCTCATGGCCTCCCTCATGACCGCCTGCCCGACGCCCTCACGACCGCGCTCGCCACCGCCCTCAGAGCCGGATGCGGGTGAGGTGGTGGCGTGACAGCCGGATGACGTCAAAGCTGGGTGACGTCGAGCTCCCCGGCCGCGTACTGCCTGCGCAGCACCTTCTTGTCGAACTTGCCGACGCTCGTCTTCGGAACCGCCTCGATGATCGTCCAGCGCTCCGGGAGCTGCCACTTGGCGATGTGGCCCTCGTCGGCGAGGAAGGCGCGCAGGGTCTCGAAGTCCGCGGTGGCGCCCTCCTTCAGCACCACGGTGGCCAGGGGGCGTTCGCCCCATTTCTCGTCCGGGACCGCGACGACGGCGGCCTCGGCGACGGCCGGGTGGGACATGAGGGCGTTCTCCAGGTCGACGGAGGAGATCCACTCGCCGCCGGACTTGATGACGTCCTTGGCACGGTCGGTGAGGGTGAGGAAGCCGTCGGGGCTGATGGTGCCGACGTCGCCCGTCTTCAGCCAGCCGTCCTCGCTGAACTTGTCGGCGGGGCGCAGCGGTTCGGCGCCCGGGCCGTTGTAGTAGGCGCCGGCGATCCACGGGCCGCGCACCTCCAGCTCGCCGGCGGACTCGCCGTCCCAGGGGAGCCGTTCGCCGCCGGGGCCGGTGAGGCGGGCCTCGACGCCGGCCGGGAAGCGGCCCTGGGTGAGGCGGTAGGCGAACTCCTCGTCCGTGCCGACCACCTGGGCGGGGGGACGGGCCACCGTGCCCAGCGGGGAGGTCTCCGTCATGCCCCAGGCGTGGCAGACGCGCATGCCGAGTGCGTCGAAGGCCTCCATGAGGGAGGGAGGGCAGGCCGAGCCGCCGATGGTGACCTGGGTGAGGGAGGAGACATCGCGCGGCTTGCCGTTCAGCTCGGCGAGCAGGCCCTGCCAGATGGTGGGGACGGCGGCCGCGTGGGTCGGCCGCACGCGCTCGATCATCTCGGCGAGGGGGGCGGGCTGCAGGAAACGGTCCGGCATCAGCATGTTGACGCCGGTCATGAAGGTGGCGTGCGGCAGGCCCCAGGCGTTGACGTGGAACTGGGGAACGACGATCAGCGAGGTGTCCTGGTCGGTCAGTCCCATGGACTGGGCCATGTTGACCTGCATCGAGTGCAGGTAGATCGAACGGTGGCTGTAGACCACGCCCTTGGGGTCGCCGGTGGTGCCGGACGTGTAGCACATGGCGGCCGCCTGGCGTTCGTCGATCTCCGGCCAGTCGTACGTGGTCGGCTTGTCCGCGATCAGCTCCTCGTACTCGTGCACGCGCGCGTGGGAGCCGTCGAGCGGGGAACGGTCGCCGGGGCCGGAGACGATGACGTGCTCGACCGTCTTCAGGTGCGGCAGCAGCGGGGCGAGCAGGGGGATCAGGGAGCCGTTGACGATGACGACACGGTCGGCCGCGTGGTTGACGATCCAGACCAGTTGCTCGGCGGGCAGGCGCAGGTTGAGCGTGTGCAGGACGGCGCCCATGGAGGGGATCGCGAAGTACGCCTCGACGTGTTCGGCGTTGTTCCACATCAGGGTCGCCACACGGTCGTCGCCCCGGACGCCGAGGTCGTCACGGAGGGCGTTCGCCAGTTGCACGGCGCGCGCACCCGCTTCGGCGAAACTGCGCTGCTGCGGCTCGCCCTCCCCGGTCCAGGTGGTGATCCGGGACCGTCCGTGCACCAGCGCACCGTGTACGAGAATGCGGGTGACGGTCAGCGGTACGTCCTGCATGGTGCTCAGCACGGCGTCCTCCCGAGGCGACATCGCCTGCGC encodes:
- a CDS encoding long-chain fatty acid--CoA ligase yields the protein MSPREDAVLSTMQDVPLTVTRILVHGALVHGRSRITTWTGEGEPQQRSFAEAGARAVQLANALRDDLGVRGDDRVATLMWNNAEHVEAYFAIPSMGAVLHTLNLRLPAEQLVWIVNHAADRVVIVNGSLIPLLAPLLPHLKTVEHVIVSGPGDRSPLDGSHARVHEYEELIADKPTTYDWPEIDERQAAAMCYTSGTTGDPKGVVYSHRSIYLHSMQVNMAQSMGLTDQDTSLIVVPQFHVNAWGLPHATFMTGVNMLMPDRFLQPAPLAEMIERVRPTHAAAVPTIWQGLLAELNGKPRDVSSLTQVTIGGSACPPSLMEAFDALGMRVCHAWGMTETSPLGTVARPPAQVVGTDEEFAYRLTQGRFPAGVEARLTGPGGERLPWDGESAGELEVRGPWIAGAYYNGPGAEPLRPADKFSEDGWLKTGDVGTISPDGFLTLTDRAKDVIKSGGEWISSVDLENALMSHPAVAEAAVVAVPDEKWGERPLATVVLKEGATADFETLRAFLADEGHIAKWQLPERWTIIEAVPKTSVGKFDKKVLRRQYAAGELDVTQL